The Plasmodium vivax scf_6804 genomic scaffold, whole genome shotgun sequence genomic sequence GAAAAAATTAGATTCCTTTAAGAcacccattttaaaaatagtgtgtacaaaattatatttcaGATAACATTTGGGATTTATCCTAAAAATCGATGTTCTAATCAATGAGATAAGCGGGAAAATAATGACACTTACGTGTGCAATAATTAcgaacaaaaaggaagataaaaaaaagatataataatagtaaagctcttttttctttcataatacattttatatatttctctaATTTGTCATGTAACTAAAATTCTTTCctgataatatatttaattaatcttatatatataatatttctattttacacattaataatataacattACAATTTATAACAAATCATATATAACTGTTTTATTAATGAATGGTAAAGAAagaataattatgttaatataatgGTAAAATAAccgccacaaaaaaaataatgttactTATTATCAAATAAAAACTCTCAAAGTGtgtacattattttataaaaacaaataagaaaaaacaaaacaattaTTAatacttaatatatatgacaTATAAAACGATATACATATGTCAATTGTATGCTTATATGATATGGTGtcttacatttatattatgcagtcatatttttttacgtggACCTATGTAATCATATCAAACATCACATTATTATGCAATTAGATTTCCCTAAAATGTTTTATCataatacacaaaaaaaattgtaatgtCAATCCCTTACagtttttaatatactaACATGAATCCTATTAAATCATATCCTCTATACCCCATAAGAGCTTATTCTTATTAAAGATACttgatgcattttttttaggtGATATAAACTTATTGATATTTAAAATACAAGTAACTTCTTTACCaatcatattatttatataattcagttatttttaatacttGTATTATTCATGTAACTTATAACACTCTAGTTATTCATATTATGCGTAATATATTCTTGTTATTTTGTAACAGTGTAAGAACTCGCATAATTTCGCCgcatttcaatttttttttttttttctctgtttccttataataaaaattactcaATTCATGTAACAGTTCCTGTTCAAATGGTTGTTCCAAAGGCTTTCAAATTATATACACAATTAATAATACGAATCACGCCTAGGCTGATATGGCAAATATGCTTCGCTCATTTGCGACTCTGCGAATGACTGCTGTGATCCATATCTTGGtaattcttcttcatattcATCGTAGTAATTATTCTCAAGTtctcttttcttcttatccCTTCTACTTGTTTGAGACCTTATCGGTGTTGActaatacacaaaaaaaaaatatatgcacacaatATATTCACTTaatatttacacatttaaagaaatataatttgtaaatattatcacaaatattcatattttaaaaccaAAATTGTACTTTAAAGAAAtagaagaggaagataaCTACTCCAATTATTGAAGCCCCCACGACTGCATGTCGAAAATACTCTGATTTCAATATTTCATGTGTGCTTTTAAGAAAATCAGAGGAGCCAGAACTACCATCAGGTAATGTATCAAGTCCAGTATAACTATTAGGCACATGCTGTAGTTGAACTTGTTGATTTTGTTCAATAGAGGGTCCAGTTAGTTTTTCTGGTATGGGCTGACGTTCCATATTTATTGGGGTTGCTTTACTTTCTCTTGGTACAGCTGCTAATTTCGCATCTTGTGTGGATCCGACGTTTCCTGCACGTGTTTCCTGTGCTTGTGGTCCAGCTTTTCCAGCACTAGCACTTGCCTGCGTTTGACGTGTTACACCTGCTTGACTTGCGGTTGATCCACGTGAACTGGACAAACCGAACCAACTCCCAAAAAAACCACCTCCACCACCACTACTACTACGAGATACTTGACATTTTTCAACTTTAGGCAAGAGTACATTTGGATTTAAATTTGTATCACACTTAAAGTAATCAGTATTACCACCAAAGAACCATCCAGTACATGTAGCCTTATAATAcgttttatataatgaatcaATACTTTTAAGATATTTATTATGCTTACTACATTTATAGTTATTCGATCGATTAACATCACTGCTAAGCtcattatgttttttaaaataaatataaaaatatttcctttttttccattcatctAAACTAATAGAACTATCAGTTTTTATGGTGCAcgtgttatttttaatattttttttattgaccTCATTTCCGACACCAATAAGATCTTTAACAAACTGCACCGTATTTATTTTAGACGAGtgaacattatatattttacctatttcatcatataaccaataagATAAATAATCACAACGATCCTTACGTTCTTGTGATAtcgtttccattttggatAGTTTATCCAAAGAACTTACAAGCTTCATGCAAAGTTCCTTCACGCCCTTATGAGTTTTTTCATGATTATCCAAAGCATTACATTCATTGATAAAATTAGATTTACTGTCCTTTACATAGAAATCATCATACAACATATTCAGTTTTAGTGGCTCTGAGTCTTTTTCCtacaaataattaaaaaaaaattattacgtAGATTCTAAAATTGCAATTCTAATATTAGAAAATACACTCTTTTCCCCTAGATACAACCATTACATATATGCGGTAAAGtctaaataataatataaatatgtatatatgcaaatatgtaaatacCAACTCATCCGTAGATACTACTACCGGCGCTTGCTTTGGTGCCATCTctatttaacatttttatacttgttaaaatataaatattttcaaagtATCAGtactattatataaaatgccaaaatacataaaattttatcaatgTATTTACTTAATCTTTTATCCTTATacttatattataaaaaagtcaTTATTTGTAGGCAGgctatattaatttttacgaTTAAATAACTTgtgtacaatttttacataaaacaaGGTTCCATTCCTAATTACCCTAAGAATAgaagaaattttaacaaattgaaTCTCAAAAAACGTTTAAGCAATGTAGTAgagttttaaaataataaattattatataatcatttcattgaaaagtaaaataatttatttttattttatgtattgagatattataatttgaaaatatgtaccgctttaaaaatattccttaTAGATAGTTGCAAtgatgataaattaaaaatttcattatttatggATAATAACACggttataatattaaaaaatatctgtgcataaaaaaagtagtcatcatttttgcgttagcggcatgaaaaaataaatttatattattactcAATTcagaataatatttattataaaaaattaccccACTTTAGTTATTTTTGCTCCTGATATAGATTCAATAATTTTACCTaacttaaatttttaatttaaaatttacccAGTCAATTCGCATTTCCATAATTATTCCTTTATCTGAGTAAAGCTTTTGGTAATTATAACGCACTCTTtccataaaattaaaatttccaatgagaataaatatattgacATAGAGGATAATCCTTCTGTGCAGTAAGAAAGATCGTATTTATAGGTTATTAATctgaacaaataaatttatatatatgaaaaaataaataatttccaaGTATTATggttatatatttcttattaatTATCAAATAGACATTGTAATGGTATGCATGTTCAATGGTTCTATCACGTATTTAGTGTAATTGGTGAAGCATTTATTCTCTGTTTTTATGAGCAAAAGTGTTTCCCTCCCAATATATTAGAATAATAAGAATAATGACTCTGggtaataaatgtataatgaattatctta encodes the following:
- a CDS encoding variable surface protein Vir12-related (encoded by transcript PVX_024685A) is translated as MLYDDFYVKDSKSNFINECNALDNHEKTHKGVKELCMKLVSSLDKLSKMETISQERKDRCDYLSYWLYDEIGKIYNVHSSKINTVQFVKDLIGVGNEVNKKNIKNNTCTIKTDSSISLDEWKKRKYFYIYFKKHNELSSDVNRSNNYKCSKHNKYLKSIDSLYKTYYKATCTGWFFGGNTDYFKCDTNLNPNVLLPKVEKCQVSRSSSGGGGGFFGSWFGLSSSRGSTASQAGVTRQTQASASAGKAGPQAQETRAGNVGSTQDAKLAAVPRESKATPINMERQPIPEKLTGPSIEQNQQVQLQHVPNSYTGLDTLPDGSSGSSDFLKSTHEILKSEYFRHAVVGASIIGVVIFLFYFFKSTPIRSQTSRRDKKKRELENNYYDEYEEELPRYGSQQSFAESQMSEAYLPYQPRRDSYY